The following coding sequences are from one Pseudomonas mendocina window:
- a CDS encoding GFA family protein, translating into MDRHSGGCLCGQVRFETRGQPYRVGVCHCLDCRKHHGALFHTSAIFPQEAVTIEGETGHYAGRHFCPRCGSPVFSRSADEIEVNVGSLDAPDQFTPTYELWTIRREAWLPPFPFDRHYQRDREGNTRYE; encoded by the coding sequence ATGGATCGACACAGCGGCGGTTGCCTGTGCGGCCAGGTACGTTTCGAAACCCGCGGCCAGCCTTATCGGGTCGGCGTCTGCCACTGCCTGGACTGTCGCAAGCACCACGGCGCCCTCTTCCACACCTCGGCCATCTTCCCGCAGGAGGCGGTCACGATAGAGGGCGAGACTGGCCACTATGCCGGTCGCCATTTCTGCCCCCGTTGTGGCTCGCCAGTGTTCTCGCGCTCGGCGGATGAAATCGAAGTGAACGTCGGCTCGCTGGATGCACCGGATCAGTTCACGCCCACCTATGAGCTGTGGACGATCCGCCGTGAAGCCTGGCTGCCGCCCTTCCCCTTCGACCGCCACTACCAGCGCGACCGCGAAGGCAATACACGCTACGAGTAG
- a CDS encoding LysE family translocator, whose translation MTEWIAVITITLLAVISPGADFALVTRNSLLLSRRAGVLTALGIGLGVLIHVGYTLLGVGLLLQQSTWLFNALKLAGAAYLIYLGVKLLLSKPDSAATNSQQPPPADSAALRTGLLTNALNPKTAVFIVSLFMQVVQPGTGLATQLGYGAFIALAHIGWFTLVALCFSTGAVRDRLLAARLWIDRLFGGLLIGFGALLALASQHR comes from the coding sequence ATGACCGAATGGATAGCTGTAATCACCATTACCCTGCTTGCCGTGATCAGCCCCGGAGCGGATTTCGCCCTGGTCACCCGCAACAGCCTGCTGTTGTCGCGCCGTGCCGGTGTGCTAACGGCGCTGGGCATCGGCCTGGGTGTATTGATCCACGTTGGCTACACCCTGCTCGGCGTCGGTCTGCTGCTGCAGCAATCGACCTGGCTGTTCAACGCTCTCAAACTGGCCGGAGCGGCCTACCTGATCTACCTTGGCGTGAAGCTGCTGCTGAGCAAACCCGACAGCGCAGCAACCAACAGTCAGCAACCCCCGCCGGCAGACAGTGCCGCACTACGCACCGGCCTGCTGACCAACGCACTCAACCCGAAGACAGCGGTGTTCATCGTCAGCCTGTTCATGCAGGTGGTGCAGCCTGGCACGGGCCTGGCCACGCAACTGGGCTATGGCGCTTTCATCGCCCTGGCTCATATCGGCTGGTTCACGCTGGTCGCCCTGTGCTTTTCCACCGGCGCCGTGCGCGACCGACTGCTGGCCGCCAGGCTGTGGATCGACCGCCTGTTCGGTGGCCTGCTGATCGGCTTCGGCGCCCTGCTGGCGCTTGCCAGTCAGCACCGATAG
- a CDS encoding LysR family transcriptional regulator: protein MSSDIDGELNAQMGDARLPSLLALRCFEAAARCENFSRAAQELHLTHGAVSRAVRLLEDDLGVELFERRNRRVFLNDAGRKLARAVSDGMGLMRQATRELRASVRQMRPLALSCEPTLLMRWLIPRWSAFQARQPEREIHLLAGGGPFSFEAGIDLAIRRDDFPWPAGYHAETLFAERVGPVCRADKVEQWFTASGLRSDAPLLHTRTRPSAWAEWANAAGASAADGPAQTFEHFYFSLQAAVAGLGVAIGPWHLVRDDIDSGLLVAPLGFVEDGSRYCLLSPDAPAPESLQAELLAWLREVGR, encoded by the coding sequence ATGAGTTCTGACATAGATGGTGAGCTAAACGCACAGATGGGTGATGCGCGTTTGCCCTCGCTGCTGGCGCTGCGCTGTTTCGAAGCGGCGGCGCGCTGCGAGAACTTCAGCCGCGCCGCTCAGGAGCTGCACCTGACCCATGGCGCGGTCAGTCGGGCGGTGCGTTTGCTGGAAGACGACCTGGGCGTCGAGTTGTTCGAGCGGCGCAATCGTCGGGTGTTTCTCAACGACGCGGGACGCAAGCTGGCGCGCGCGGTGAGCGATGGAATGGGGCTGATGCGCCAGGCCACGCGCGAGCTTCGTGCCAGTGTCCGGCAGATGCGACCGCTGGCGTTGTCCTGTGAGCCGACGCTGTTGATGCGCTGGCTGATACCGCGCTGGAGCGCGTTTCAGGCGCGTCAGCCGGAGCGGGAGATTCATCTGCTGGCGGGCGGTGGGCCGTTCTCCTTCGAGGCGGGGATCGACCTGGCCATCCGCCGCGATGACTTCCCCTGGCCGGCTGGCTATCACGCCGAAACGCTGTTTGCCGAGCGGGTCGGGCCGGTCTGCCGGGCGGACAAGGTCGAGCAATGGTTCACTGCCAGCGGCCTGCGCTCGGATGCGCCGCTGTTGCATACGCGCACTCGGCCGAGCGCCTGGGCGGAGTGGGCGAATGCCGCTGGTGCCAGCGCTGCCGATGGCCCTGCGCAGACCTTCGAACATTTCTACTTCAGCCTGCAGGCTGCGGTGGCCGGCCTGGGCGTGGCCATCGGGCCATGGCACCTGGTGCGCGACGACATCGACAGCGGGTTGTTGGTCGCACCGCTTGGTTTCGTCGAGGACGGTTCGCGCTACTGCCTGCTCTCACCCGATGCGCCGGCGCCTGAGAGCCTGCAGGCCGAATTGCTGGCCTGGCTGCGGGAAGTGGGAAGGTAG